From the genome of Papaver somniferum cultivar HN1 chromosome 2, ASM357369v1, whole genome shotgun sequence, one region includes:
- the LOC113349748 gene encoding probable N-acetyl-gamma-glutamyl-phosphate reductase, chloroplastic, translated as MSSLAFSSISLDGRCIWKNGVKRSELSWGYGRKMSVRASKTSSQNSVNIGVLGASGYTGSEIVRLLADHPHFRITVMTADRKAGQSMSSVFPHLIKQDLPDMVAVKDADFSNVDAVFCCLPHGTTQEIIKGLPKNLKIVDLSADFRLRNIDEYQEWYGQPHSAPDLQKEAVYGLTEVYRKEIQNARLVANPGCYPTSIQLPLIPLMKANLIELRNIIIDAKSGVSGAGRGAKEANLYSEIAEGFYSYGVTRHRHVPEIEQGLSEASKSKVTVSFTPSLSPMKRGMQSNIYVEMAPGVTVDDLRQKLSISYKGEEFVGLLEKGIAPKTQHVQASNFCFMNVFEDRISGRAIIISVIDNLMKGASGQALQNLNLMMGFPENTGIPRAPVFP; from the exons ATGAGTTCACTTGCCTTTAGTTCAATTTCTTTGGATGGCCGATGCATTTGGAAG aatggAGTGAAGAGATCAGAGCTTAGTTGGGGGTATGGACGGAAAATGTCTGTTAGAGCTTCAAAAACTAGTTCTCAGAATTCGGTCAACATTGGTGTTCTTGGAGCTAGCGGGTATACTGGTTCCGAG ATTGTAAGACTCTTGGCGGATCATCCTCATTTTCGCATTACTGTAATGACAGCGGATAGAAAAGCTGGCCAATCAATGAGCTCTGTATTTCCACATTTGATCAAGCAA GACTTGCCTGATATGGTTGCTGTCAAGGATGCAGATTTTTCTAATGTCGATGCTGTATTTTGCTGTTTGCCGCATGGAACAACGCAG GAAATCATAAAAGGCCTCCCCAAGAATTTGAAGATTGTCGATCTTTCTGCA GACTTTAGGTTGAGGAATATTGACGAATATCAAGAATGGTATGGACAGCCTCACAGTGCTCCAGATCTGCAG AAAGAAGCTGTTTATGGTTTAACAGAGGTTTACAGGAAGGAAATTCAGAATGCACGTTTAGTAGCTAATCCCGGTTGTTATCCCACTTCAATTCAACTTCCTCTAATTCCATTAATGAAG GCTAATCTTATAGAGCTGAGAAACATTATTATTGATGCGAAATCTGGTGTAAGTGGAGCAG GACGTGGAGCCAAGGAAGCAAATTTATACAGTGAAATTGCTGAAGGGTTTTACTCGTATGGAGTCACAAGGCATCGCCATG TTCCAGAAATTGAGCAAGGTCTCTCTGAAGCTTCAAAGTCGAAAgtaacagtgagctttactccaAGCCTGTCTCCAATG AAACGGGGCATGCAGTCAAACATATATGTGGAAATGGCTCCAGGAGTAACTGTTGATGATCTGAGACAAAAGTTAAGCATCTCGTATAAG GGTGAAGAATTTGTTGGTCTTTTAGAGAAAGGAATAGCTCCTAAAACTCAACATGTTCAAGCATCTAACTTCTGCTTTATGAATGTGTTTGAAGACCGAATTTCAGGCAGAGCAATTATAATATCCGTT ATTGACAATTTAATGAAGGGTGCTTCCGGTCAAGCGTTACAAAATCTCAATCTGATGATGGGATTTCCCGAGAACACAGGGATCCCTCGCGCACCTGTTTTCCCTTAG
- the LOC113349749 gene encoding dof zinc finger protein DOF3.7-like, translating into MIQELLGGVSGVLGGERKVPINCGIRVLEGSLAYSPHPSNTTNTNIITNSATTTTASNNTATNTNTSTTTTTTTSSDQQNLRCPRCDSANTKFCYYNNYNLTQPRHFCKTCRRYWTKGGALRNVPIGGGCRKNKGSIVSSNSVKTNSNGKIRTASPDIVKSSLGFGYDHELTPSSHNQIIWPSQQPQSSQLLALLRANTPNPNPNRNPNSIKEEGNMIGSHMMSDSAVTSMGSLNGRSLSLDPMANSAPFSLCSSFWRNNNQQQAQQQQQQQQQGFLAGEVQNTGIQELYQRLRSSANYYSSNNSSASVLNSVAATASTNSSSMFEPAATVIAGGELSYSWNNPSFNWSNLSTTNGAFP; encoded by the coding sequence atgaTTCAAGAGCTATTGGGAGGAGTTTCTGGTGTACTTGGTGGAGAAAGAAAAGTTCCCATTAactgtggaattagggttttagaaggaTCACTAGCTTATTCTCCTCATCCTTCTAATACTACCAACACTAATATTATTACTAATTCTGCTACTACTACTACTGCAAGTAACAATACCGCAACTAACACAAATACGAGTACTACCACCACTACTACAACTTCTTCAGATCAACAAAATTTGAGGTGCCCTAGATGTGATTCTGCAAATACTAAGTTTTGTTACTACAACAACTATAATCTTACTCAACCTCGTCATTTCTGTAAGACGTGCCGGCGTTACTGGACGAAAGGCGGTGCTCTTCGGAACGTCCCAATCGGCGGTGGTTGTCGTAAAAACAAGGGTTCTATTGTGTCATCCAATTCCGTAAAAACAAATAGCAACGGGAAGATCAGAACGGCGTCACCGGATATCGTTAAGTCGAGCCTTGGTTTTGGGTATGATCATGAGCTAACACCTTCTTCTCATAATCAAATTATTTGGCCTTCACAACAACCACAGTCATCTCAACTGTTGGCTTTGCTGAGAGCTAATACCCCAAACCCTAACCcaaatagaaaccctaattctatcAAGGAGGAAGGAAATATGATTGGATCGCATATGATGTCGGATTCAGCTGTAACGTCGATGGGTTCACTAAACGGACGGTCGTTGAGTTTAGATCCGATGGCAAATAGTGCTCCTTTTAGTTTGTGCAGTTCGTTCTGGAGAAACAATAACCAACAGcaagcacagcagcagcagcaacagcaacaacaaggtTTCTTGGCAGGTGAAGTTCAAAACACAGGTATTCAAGAGCTTTATCAAAGGCTTAGATCTTCAGCAAATTATTACTCATCCAATAATTCATCAGCATCGGTACTAAACAGCGTAGCTGCTACAGCATCCACCAATTCATCGTCCATGTTCGAACCAGCGGCTACTGTAATTGCAGGGGGAGAATTGAGTTACAGCTGGAATAATCCGTCCTTTAATTGGTCCAACTTATCCACAACCAATGGTGCATTTCCTTGA